In Fusobacterium massiliense, a single window of DNA contains:
- a CDS encoding MgtC/SapB family protein: MVDVFDILDKFLKNNFVGELTVEVVSFRLLLAVIFGGIVGYEREKNNRPAGFRTHILVCFGAAIVSMIQDQLRLNILELASRDLQLSSVIKTDLGRLGAQVISGIGFLGAGSIMKEKGETIGGMTTAAGIWATGCVGLGIGWGFYNIAVVAIVFMIIIMVSFKKFESKLVRKSRLIKFEVKFLSEEDYANGLLEAYEVFRQKAIRITQIDKYQVEDTVFFTVSMKGRNNISDVIVSLSAIKNVEYVRDI; this comes from the coding sequence ATGGTAGATGTTTTTGATATATTAGATAAATTTTTAAAAAATAATTTTGTAGGAGAACTAACAGTCGAAGTAGTTTCTTTTAGATTGTTATTAGCAGTTATATTCGGGGGAATAGTAGGATATGAAAGAGAAAAAAATAACAGACCTGCAGGTTTTAGAACCCATATTTTAGTTTGTTTTGGAGCTGCTATTGTTTCAATGATTCAAGACCAATTGAGATTAAATATTTTAGAATTAGCAAGTCGTGATTTACAATTATCTTCTGTAATAAAGACAGATTTAGGAAGATTAGGAGCTCAAGTTATTAGTGGTATAGGTTTCTTAGGGGCAGGAAGTATAATGAAAGAAAAAGGAGAAACTATCGGAGGTATGACTACTGCTGCTGGTATTTGGGCAACTGGTTGTGTTGGACTTGGAATAGGTTGGGGATTCTATAATATAGCTGTTGTAGCTATTGTATTTATGATAATAATTATGGTTTCTTTTAAAAAATTTGAATCAAAACTTGTTAGAAAATCTAGACTTATAAAATTTGAAGTTAAATTTTTAAGTGAAGAAGATTATGCAAATGGTTTACTTGAAGCTTATGAAGTTTTTAGACAAAAAGCCATAAGAATTACTCAAATAGATAAGTATCAAGTGGAAGATACAGTATTTTTTACAGTTAGTATGAAAGGGAGAAATAATATTTCAGATGTAATAGTTTCTCTTTCAGCTATAAAAAATGTAGAATATGTGAGAGATATTTAA
- the ruvC gene encoding crossover junction endodeoxyribonuclease RuvC, whose translation MRVVGIDPGTAIVGYGVIDYDKNKYEVIDYGVILTDKNLEMEERLEIVYNEMNNILKKYKPESMAIEDLFYFKNNKTVISVAQARGVILLAGKQNNIEMASYTPLQVKMGITGYGRAEKKQIQQMVQRILKLKEIPKPDDAADALAICLTHINTLTSQIGVVSTKSLKSVSLPSNVNKLSLEEYRKMLKK comes from the coding sequence ATGCGTGTTGTAGGAATAGACCCAGGTACAGCTATTGTTGGATACGGTGTGATAGATTACGATAAGAACAAATATGAAGTTATAGATTACGGAGTAATTTTAACTGATAAAAATCTAGAAATGGAAGAAAGATTAGAAATTGTCTATAATGAAATGAATAATATATTAAAAAAATATAAACCTGAAAGCATGGCAATAGAAGATTTATTTTATTTTAAAAATAATAAAACTGTTATATCTGTAGCACAAGCTAGAGGAGTTATATTGTTAGCTGGAAAACAAAATAATATAGAGATGGCAAGTTATACTCCATTACAAGTAAAAATGGGAATAACAGGCTATGGTAGGGCTGAAAAAAAACAAATTCAACAAATGGTTCAAAGAATTTTAAAATTAAAAGAAATTCCAAAACCTGATGATGCAGCCGATGCTCTAGCTATTTGTTTGACACATATAAATACACTTACATCTCAAATTGGAGTTGTCTCAACTAAATCATTAAAGAGTGTAAGTCTTCCATCTAATGTAAATAAACTTTCTTTGGAAGAATATAGAAAAATGTTAAAAAAATAG
- a CDS encoding KdsC family phosphatase, whose protein sequence is MKNIKLLVLDVDGTMTDGKLYIDDKDNSMKSFDVKDGFAIVNWLKLGGEILILTGKKSIIVERRAKELGIKYLIQGSKNKTEDLKKILDELGLQFDNVAYMGDDINDMGVMSKVKLSACPRNAVSEVQAICNYKSEKNGGDGAVRDFLEYIMKNNGMWEKVIEKYMNE, encoded by the coding sequence ATGAAGAATATAAAACTTTTAGTTTTAGATGTAGATGGGACTATGACTGATGGTAAATTATACATTGATGATAAGGATAATTCTATGAAGTCCTTTGATGTGAAAGATGGTTTTGCCATAGTTAATTGGCTAAAATTAGGTGGAGAAATACTTATATTGACAGGTAAAAAATCTATTATAGTTGAAAGAAGAGCTAAAGAGTTAGGAATAAAATATTTAATTCAAGGTTCAAAAAATAAAACTGAAGATTTGAAAAAAATATTAGATGAATTAGGATTACAGTTTGATAATGTTGCATATATGGGTGATGATATAAATGATATGGGAGTTATGTCAAAAGTAAAGTTATCTGCTTGTCCTAGAAATGCAGTCAGTGAAGTTCAAGCTATTTGTAATTATAAGTCAGAAAAAAATGGTGGAGATGGAGCTGTTAGAGATTTCTTAGAATATATAATGAAAAATAATGGAATGTGGGAAAAAGTAATAGAAAAATATATGAATGAATAG
- a CDS encoding DUF523 domain-containing protein, protein MKKEIKVLISACLTGDNVKYSGGNNLTPKLLELLKKYDAKIVKICPECFAKLPIPRVPSEIREDKVYSKDGRDITEEFFNGAEKTLQVAIENNVDFAILKERSPSCGNTHIYDGSFSGKVIEGQGVTAKTLSKNEIKIFSEENLNEIEEYLKSLDSRMS, encoded by the coding sequence ATGAAAAAAGAAATTAAAGTTTTGATCAGTGCTTGTCTAACAGGAGATAATGTAAAATATTCCGGTGGAAATAATCTTACTCCAAAACTTTTAGAATTATTAAAAAAATATGATGCAAAAATAGTAAAAATTTGTCCTGAATGTTTTGCAAAATTACCTATTCCAAGAGTTCCATCTGAAATAAGAGAAGATAAAGTTTATAGCAAAGATGGAAGAGATATTACAGAGGAATTTTTTAATGGTGCTGAAAAAACATTACAAGTTGCAATAGAAAATAATGTAGATTTTGCTATCTTAAAAGAAAGAAGTCCATCTTGTGGGAATACCCATATTTATGATGGCAGTTTCTCTGGAAAAGTTATTGAAGGACAAGGTGTTACAGCTAAAACTCTTTCAAAAAATGAGATTAAAATTTTTTCAGAAGAAAATTTAAACGAGATTGAAGAATATTTGAAGTCTCTTGACAGCCGTATGAGTTAA
- a CDS encoding adenylosuccinate synthase → MAGYVVVGTQWGDEGKGKIIDVLADKADYVVRFQGGNNAGHTVVVNGEKFILKLLPSGVLHAGTCIIGPGVVVDPKVFLAELDSLEKRGAKTDHVIISDRAHVIMPYHIKMDELRESIEDRIKIGTTKKGIGPCYADKISRDGIRMSDLLDLEQFEEKLRYNLKEKNEMFTKIYGLEPLDFDTIFEEYKGYIEKIKHRIVDTIPIVNKALNENKLVLFEGAQAMMLDINYGTYPYVTSSSPTLAGVTTGAGVSPRKIDKGIGVMKAYTTRVGEGPFVTELDNEFGENMRKIGGEYGAVTGRPRRCGWLDLVVGKYATEINGLTDIVITKIDVLSGLGKLKICTAYEIDGKIYDYVPADTKSLYRAKPIYEELDGWDEDITQIKKYEDLPENCKKYLARIEEIVGCPISVVSVGPDRSQNIHIREI, encoded by the coding sequence ATGGCAGGTTATGTAGTTGTAGGTACTCAATGGGGAGATGAAGGAAAAGGGAAAATTATAGATGTTTTAGCTGATAAAGCTGATTATGTTGTAAGATTCCAAGGTGGAAACAATGCTGGACATACAGTTGTTGTAAATGGAGAAAAATTTATTTTAAAATTATTACCTTCTGGTGTTCTTCATGCAGGAACTTGTATCATTGGACCTGGAGTTGTTGTAGATCCTAAAGTTTTTCTTGCTGAATTAGATAGCTTAGAAAAAAGAGGAGCTAAAACTGACCATGTCATTATAAGTGATAGAGCACATGTTATAATGCCTTATCATATTAAAATGGATGAACTTAGAGAAAGTATTGAAGATAGAATAAAAATAGGAACTACAAAAAAAGGAATAGGTCCTTGTTATGCTGATAAAATTTCTAGAGATGGAATAAGAATGTCTGATCTATTAGATCTAGAACAATTTGAAGAAAAATTAAGATATAATCTTAAAGAAAAAAATGAAATGTTTACTAAGATTTATGGTTTAGAACCTTTAGATTTTGATACTATTTTTGAAGAATATAAAGGATATATAGAAAAAATTAAACACAGAATAGTTGACACTATTCCAATAGTAAATAAAGCTCTTAATGAAAATAAATTAGTTTTATTCGAAGGAGCTCAAGCTATGATGCTTGATATAAACTATGGAACTTATCCTTATGTAACTTCATCTTCTCCTACACTTGCCGGGGTTACTACTGGTGCTGGTGTTTCTCCTAGAAAAATTGATAAAGGTATTGGAGTTATGAAAGCATATACTACTAGAGTTGGAGAAGGTCCTTTTGTAACTGAGCTTGACAATGAATTCGGAGAAAACATGAGAAAAATTGGTGGAGAATATGGAGCTGTTACTGGAAGACCAAGAAGATGTGGTTGGCTTGATTTAGTTGTTGGAAAATACGCTACTGAAATAAATGGTTTAACTGATATAGTTATAACAAAAATAGATGTTTTGAGTGGACTTGGAAAATTAAAAATTTGTACTGCTTATGAAATTGATGGAAAAATATATGATTATGTTCCTGCAGATACAAAATCTTTATATAGAGCAAAACCTATTTATGAAGAATTAGATGGTTGGGATGAAGATATTACTCAAATAAAAAAATATGAAGATTTACCAGAAAATTGTAAAAAATATCTAGCTAGAATTGAAGAAATTGTTGGTTGTCCTATATCTGTTGTTTCAGTAGGACCTGATAGAAGCCAAAACATACACATAAGAGAAATATAA
- the trmB gene encoding tRNA (guanosine(46)-N7)-methyltransferase TrmB gives MYNLLRNVALALYKPFMNDKMKSFIDKRLKQNFSDLKKEDYIWIHCSSVGEVNLSEDLVNKFYSISRKNILISVFTDTGYENAVKKYSAKNKIKVIYFPIDDKDKIQEILKKINLQLLVLVETELWPNLINEVNKNKSRIVIVNGRISDRSYPRYKKMKFLLKSMLGKIDYFYMQSEIDKNRIIDLGASNEKVENIGNLKFSISLEKYSDEEKKEYKEFLNILDRKIFVAGSTRTGENEIILNVFEKLKNTVLIIVPRHLENVDKIINLIDKSNLSFIKYSEIEKGNTNKKDIIVVDKMGVLRKLYSISDIAFVGGTLVNIGGHNLLEPLFYRKKPIFGKYTQNVTDISKEILKRNIGFQVQNESEFLEAINSLEKNNNNDEINNFFEENKFISLNIVKKENFIMRNDNLNENLENEKKDLWKHFFHSEKSNYNIYMYKLLDYPEYIIYDSELMKEKKGKWNQFFKNDNPIALEIGTGSGNFMRQLAERNPNKNFIGLELRFKRLVLSAEKCKKRAMKNVALLRKRGEEIEEFLGKNEISEMYINFPDPWEGTEKNRIIQESLFKTLDNIMKKDGILYFKTDHDVYYSDVLDLVKTLENYEVIYHTSDLHNSEKAENNIKTEFEQLFLHKYNKNINYIEIKKMN, from the coding sequence ATGTATAATTTATTAAGGAATGTTGCTCTTGCATTATACAAACCTTTTATGAATGATAAAATGAAAAGTTTTATTGATAAAAGATTAAAACAAAATTTTTCAGATTTAAAAAAAGAAGATTACATTTGGATACACTGTTCTTCTGTTGGAGAGGTCAATCTTTCTGAGGATTTAGTAAATAAATTTTATTCTATTAGCAGAAAAAATATTTTGATTTCTGTTTTTACCGACACTGGTTATGAAAATGCTGTAAAAAAATATTCAGCTAAAAATAAGATTAAAGTTATTTATTTCCCAATAGATGATAAAGATAAAATTCAAGAAATTTTAAAAAAGATAAATTTGCAACTTTTAGTTTTAGTTGAAACAGAACTTTGGCCTAATTTGATAAACGAAGTTAATAAAAATAAATCAAGAATTGTAATAGTAAATGGAAGAATTTCTGATAGAAGTTATCCAAGATACAAAAAAATGAAATTTTTATTAAAATCAATGCTAGGAAAAATAGACTATTTCTATATGCAGTCTGAAATTGATAAAAATAGAATTATAGATTTAGGTGCTTCAAATGAAAAAGTTGAAAATATAGGAAATTTAAAATTTAGCATATCTTTAGAGAAATATTCTGATGAAGAGAAAAAAGAATATAAAGAGTTTTTAAACATACTTGATAGAAAAATCTTTGTTGCTGGTAGTACAAGAACTGGGGAAAATGAAATTATATTAAATGTCTTTGAAAAATTAAAAAATACTGTTCTAATAATAGTGCCTAGGCATTTAGAAAATGTTGATAAAATAATTAATTTAATTGATAAAAGTAACTTATCTTTTATTAAATACAGTGAAATAGAAAAAGGTAATACAAATAAAAAAGATATTATTGTTGTTGATAAGATGGGAGTTCTTAGAAAATTGTACTCTATTTCTGATATAGCTTTTGTTGGAGGAACATTAGTTAATATTGGAGGACATAATTTATTAGAACCATTATTTTATAGAAAAAAGCCTATATTTGGAAAGTATACACAAAATGTTACTGATATCTCTAAAGAAATCTTAAAAAGAAATATAGGTTTCCAAGTACAAAATGAAAGTGAATTTTTAGAAGCTATTAACTCTCTTGAAAAGAACAATAATAATGATGAAATAAATAATTTTTTTGAAGAAAATAAATTTATTAGTTTAAATATAGTGAAAAAGGAAAACTTTATAATGAGAAATGACAATTTAAATGAAAACTTAGAGAATGAAAAGAAAGATTTATGGAAACATTTTTTCCATTCTGAGAAATCTAATTACAACATATATATGTATAAATTATTAGATTATCCGGAATATATTATTTATGATTCTGAGCTTATGAAAGAGAAAAAAGGAAAATGGAATCAATTCTTTAAAAATGATAATCCTATTGCTCTTGAAATTGGAACTGGTAGTGGAAATTTTATGAGACAATTAGCTGAAAGAAATCCAAATAAAAATTTTATTGGTTTGGAATTAAGATTTAAAAGATTGGTATTATCAGCTGAAAAATGTAAAAAAAGAGCTATGAAAAATGTTGCTTTGCTTAGAAAAAGAGGAGAAGAAATTGAAGAGTTTTTAGGTAAAAATGAAATCTCTGAAATGTATATAAACTTCCCTGATCCTTGGGAAGGTACAGAAAAAAATAGAATTATACAAGAAAGTCTTTTTAAAACTTTAGATAATATTATGAAAAAAGATGGTATACTATATTTCAAGACAGACCATGATGTATATTACTCTGATGTGTTAGACTTAGTTAAGACCTTAGAAAATTATGAAGTTATATATCATACTTCTGATTTACACAATTCAGAAAAAGCTGAAAATAATATAAAAACAGAGTTTGAACAATTATTTTTACACAAATATAATAAAAATATAAATTATATCGAAATAAAGAAGATGAATTAA
- the cmk gene encoding (d)CMP kinase: protein MENLIVAIDGPAGSGKSTIAKLIAKKYNFTYIDTGAMYRMITLYLLQEKIDFENLKEIENVLNNHINLDMKENKFFLNNKDVSQEIREPIISENVSKVASIKIVRDNLVSLQRKIASNKNVILDGRDIGTVVFPNAQVKIFLIASVEERANRRYKEFLEKNISISYEEVLKSLKERDFIDSTRKESPLVKAKDAIELDTTNLNLQEVVDFISSKIDV from the coding sequence ATGGAAAATTTAATAGTTGCTATAGATGGTCCAGCAGGTAGTGGAAAAAGTACCATTGCTAAATTAATTGCTAAAAAATATAATTTTACATATATTGATACTGGAGCAATGTATAGAATGATAACTCTTTATCTATTACAGGAAAAAATAGATTTTGAGAATTTAAAAGAAATAGAAAATGTTTTAAATAATCATATAAATTTAGATATGAAAGAAAATAAATTTTTCTTAAATAATAAAGATGTTAGTCAAGAAATTAGAGAGCCTATAATAAGTGAAAATGTATCAAAAGTTGCTAGTATAAAAATTGTTAGAGATAATTTAGTAAGTTTACAAAGAAAAATAGCAAGTAATAAAAATGTAATTTTAGATGGAAGAGATATTGGAACAGTAGTTTTTCCAAATGCACAAGTTAAAATATTTTTAATTGCTTCTGTCGAAGAAAGAGCAAATAGAAGATATAAAGAATTTTTGGAAAAAAATATCAGTATTTCTTATGAAGAAGTCTTAAAATCACTAAAAGAAAGAGATTTTATAGATAGTACAAGAAAAGAAAGTCCTTTAGTGAAAGCTAAAGATGCTATCGAACTCGACACAACAAATCTAAATTTACAGGAAGTTGTAGACTTTATTTCTTCTAAAATAGATGTCTAA
- the prmA gene encoding 50S ribosomal protein L11 methyltransferase has protein sequence MKVLEAKVIYESDDLEKYKRIISDIFYNFGVTGLKIEEPIFSKDPLNFYKDEKKFLLSENSVSAYFPLNMYSEKRKEALRDIFEATFSENDEIVYNLDFYEYDEDDYQNSWKKYLFVEKVSEKFVVKPTWREYEAKEDELVIELDPGRAFGTGSHPTTSLLLKLMEEQNFSSQSVIDIGTGSGILMIAAKLLGASEVYGTDIDEFSMEVAKENLELNKISLDDIKLLKGNLLEVIDDKKFDIVLCNILSDVLVKLLDEIKYILKPNSKVLFSGIIEDKLPMVVSKAEEIGLEVVEIRNDKEWRAVYFLNK, from the coding sequence ATGAAGGTTTTAGAAGCTAAAGTTATTTATGAAAGTGATGATTTAGAAAAATATAAAAGAATTATTTCAGATATATTCTACAATTTTGGAGTTACAGGTTTAAAAATAGAAGAACCTATTTTTAGTAAGGATCCTTTGAATTTTTATAAAGATGAAAAGAAATTTTTACTTTCTGAAAATTCTGTTTCAGCTTATTTCCCTTTAAATATGTATTCTGAAAAAAGAAAAGAAGCTCTTAGAGATATTTTTGAAGCCACTTTTTCTGAAAATGATGAAATAGTATATAACTTAGATTTTTATGAATATGATGAGGACGATTACCAAAATAGTTGGAAAAAATATCTGTTTGTTGAAAAAGTAAGTGAAAAATTTGTTGTAAAACCGACTTGGAGAGAGTATGAAGCTAAAGAAGATGAGCTTGTTATCGAACTTGATCCTGGAAGAGCTTTTGGAACTGGTTCACACCCAACTACTTCTTTACTTTTAAAACTTATGGAAGAACAAAATTTCTCAAGTCAGTCTGTTATTGATATTGGAACTGGTTCTGGAATACTTATGATAGCAGCTAAATTACTTGGAGCAAGTGAAGTTTATGGAACAGATATTGATGAATTTTCTATGGAAGTTGCTAAAGAAAATTTAGAGCTAAATAAGATTTCTCTAGATGATATAAAACTTCTAAAAGGAAATTTATTGGAAGTTATTGATGACAAAAAATTCGATATAGTTCTTTGTAACATCTTATCTGATGTACTTGTAAAACTATTAGATGAAATTAAATATATCTTAAAGCCAAATAGTAAAGTTTTATTTTCAGGAATAATTGAAGATAAGCTCCCTATGGTTGTATCTAAAGCAGAAGAAATTGGATTGGAAGTAGTAGAAATTAGGAATGATAAAGAATGGAGAGCTGTATATTTTTTAAATAAATAA
- a CDS encoding TIGR00282 family metallophosphoesterase gives MKILIVGDIVGRPGRNILQLFLEKNKNNYDFIIVNGENAAGGFGITPKIADEFFEWGVDIISGGNHSWDKKEFYEYLDNSDKVLRPHNYPDDIPGKGYSILEDKNGNKIAVISVQGRTFMTSVNCPFRTCEKLIEEIKTTTKNIIIDFHAEATSEKIALARFLDGEVSVVYGTHTHVQTADNKIFSKGTGYITDVGMTGSQAGVIGTKADIIIKKFLTSLPQKFEIAEGEEELNGIEVEIDSQNGKCKNIKRLNWSENEGFRS, from the coding sequence ATGAAAATTTTAATCGTTGGAGATATTGTAGGAAGACCTGGAAGAAATATTCTACAATTATTTTTAGAAAAAAATAAAAATAATTATGATTTTATAATAGTTAACGGAGAAAATGCAGCTGGTGGTTTTGGAATTACTCCGAAAATTGCAGACGAATTTTTTGAATGGGGTGTTGATATAATAAGTGGTGGAAATCACAGTTGGGATAAAAAAGAATTTTATGAATATTTAGATAATTCGGATAAAGTCTTAAGACCACATAATTATCCTGATGATATCCCAGGAAAAGGTTACTCTATATTAGAAGATAAAAATGGAAATAAAATTGCTGTTATTTCAGTGCAAGGTAGAACTTTTATGACAAGTGTGAATTGTCCTTTTAGAACTTGTGAAAAATTAATAGAAGAAATTAAGACAACTACTAAAAATATAATTATAGATTTTCATGCTGAAGCTACTTCTGAAAAAATAGCATTAGCTAGATTTTTAGACGGAGAAGTTTCTGTTGTTTATGGAACTCACACTCATGTGCAGACAGCTGATAACAAAATTTTTTCAAAAGGAACAGGGTACATTACTGATGTTGGAATGACAGGTTCACAAGCTGGAGTTATAGGAACAAAAGCTGATATTATAATTAAGAAATTTTTAACTTCTCTTCCTCAAAAATTTGAAATAGCTGAAGGTGAAGAAGAATTAAATGGAATTGAAGTTGAAATAGATAGTCAAAATGGAAAATGTAAAAATATTAAAAGGTTAAATTGGAGTGAAAATGAAGGTTTTAGAAGCTAA
- the trpS gene encoding tryptophan--tRNA ligase, with the protein MKRSLSGIQPSGILHLGNYFGAMKQFIDFQDTYDGFYFIADYHSLTSLTKPESLRENTYNIVLDYLALGLDPKKSTIFLQSNVPEHVELMWLLSNITPVGLLERGHSYKDKIAKGIPSNTGLLTYPVLMAADILIYDSDVVPVGKDQKQHLEMTRDIAMKFNQQYEVDFFKLPEPLILDDSAIVPGTDGQKMSKSYNNTINMFATKKKLKEQVMSIVTDSTPLEEPKNPDNNIAKIYALFNGIEKQNELKEKFLAGNFGYGHAKTELLNSILEHFGNAREKREELEKNMDYVKDVLNEGSKKARAIAIEKVQKAKEIVGLLGNIYK; encoded by the coding sequence ATGAAAAGAAGTTTATCTGGAATTCAACCAAGTGGAATTTTACATCTTGGAAATTATTTTGGAGCAATGAAACAATTTATAGATTTTCAAGATACTTATGATGGGTTTTATTTTATTGCTGATTATCACTCTCTAACATCTTTAACAAAACCTGAAAGTCTTAGAGAAAATACATATAATATTGTACTTGATTATTTAGCATTAGGATTAGATCCTAAAAAATCAACAATATTTTTACAATCTAATGTACCAGAACATGTTGAACTTATGTGGTTGCTTTCAAATATAACTCCTGTTGGATTATTAGAAAGAGGACATTCATATAAAGATAAAATAGCAAAAGGAATACCATCTAATACAGGGCTTTTAACTTATCCAGTTTTAATGGCAGCAGATATTTTAATTTATGATTCAGATGTAGTTCCAGTTGGAAAAGATCAAAAACAACATTTGGAAATGACAAGAGATATAGCTATGAAATTTAATCAACAATATGAAGTGGACTTTTTTAAATTGCCCGAACCTTTAATTCTAGATGATTCTGCAATAGTTCCAGGAACTGATGGACAAAAAATGAGTAAGTCATACAACAATACTATTAACATGTTTGCAACAAAAAAGAAACTAAAAGAACAAGTTATGAGTATAGTAACTGACTCAACTCCATTAGAAGAACCAAAGAATCCGGATAATAATATTGCAAAAATTTATGCATTATTTAATGGAATTGAAAAGCAAAACGAATTAAAAGAAAAGTTTTTAGCTGGTAATTTTGGCTATGGTCATGCTAAAACAGAACTTTTAAATTCTATCTTAGAGCATTTTGGAAATGCAAGAGAAAAAAGAGAAGAATTAGAAAAAAATATGGATTATGTAAAAGATGTATTAAATGAAGGTTCTAAAAAAGCAAGAGCAATAGCTATTGAAAAAGTTCAAAAAGCTAAAGAAATTGTAGGGCTTTTAGGAAATATATATAAATAA
- a CDS encoding DJ-1/PfpI family protein, with translation MKKIAIFLFEGVELFEIATFTDIFGWNNVVAKKEYRDIALKTISYKESVTCTWGGELKAQQVINFENINEIYDYDILIIPGGFGKASFFEDKNNEIFKQIIERFVKENKIIVAICSAVINLLETGYIKNKKVTTYLLDNKRYFNQLQKYEVSPIENEIVEDGNILTCSGPGNSLTLALLLLEKITSEENRKEVERNMFLNLNIKNMF, from the coding sequence ATGAAAAAAATTGCAATATTTTTATTCGAGGGAGTAGAGTTGTTTGAAATTGCAACTTTTACTGATATATTTGGTTGGAATAATGTTGTAGCAAAAAAAGAATACAGAGATATAGCATTAAAAACAATCTCTTACAAAGAAAGTGTAACTTGTACTTGGGGTGGTGAATTAAAAGCACAACAAGTAATAAATTTTGAGAATATTAATGAGATATATGACTATGATATTTTAATTATTCCAGGTGGTTTTGGAAAAGCCAGTTTTTTTGAAGATAAAAATAATGAAATTTTCAAACAAATAATAGAACGTTTTGTAAAAGAAAATAAGATAATAGTTGCAATTTGCAGTGCAGTTATAAATTTATTAGAAACGGGCTATATAAAGAATAAAAAAGTTACAACATATTTACTAGATAATAAAAGATATTTTAATCAACTACAAAAGTATGAAGTTAGCCCTATTGAAAATGAAATAGTTGAAGATGGAAATATTTTAACTTGCTCAGGACCAGGAAACTCATTAACTTTAGCTTTATTATTACTTGAAAAAATAACAAGTGAAGAAAATAGAAAAGAAGTAGAGAGAAATATGTTTTTAAATTTAAATATAAAAAATATGTTTTAA
- a CDS encoding FKBP-type peptidyl-prolyl cis-trans isomerase, which translates to MKIGENKVVTLEYKVYDADTKELLESTEELGPYFYIQGMGQFLPKVELALDGKTKGFKTNVDIPMEEAYGDYDEELVEELTKADFADFDDIYEGMEFVVELEDGSEMVAVITEIDGDKVFTDSNHPFSGRNLSFEIEVADVREATDEELAHGHVHFHGFEDEE; encoded by the coding sequence ATGAAAATTGGAGAAAATAAAGTTGTTACATTGGAGTATAAAGTTTATGATGCAGATACAAAAGAATTGTTAGAAAGTACAGAAGAATTAGGACCTTATTTCTATATTCAAGGTATGGGACAATTTTTACCAAAAGTTGAACTTGCATTAGATGGTAAAACAAAAGGTTTTAAAACAAATGTTGATATACCTATGGAAGAAGCATACGGAGATTATGATGAAGAATTAGTTGAAGAATTGACTAAAGCAGATTTTGCAGATTTTGATGATATTTATGAAGGAATGGAATTTGTAGTTGAATTAGAAGATGGAAGTGAAATGGTTGCTGTCATAACAGAAATTGATGGAGATAAAGTTTTCACAGATTCAAACCATCCTTTCTCTGGAAGAAATTTATCATTTGAAATTGAAGTAGCAGATGTAAGAGAAGCAACAGATGAAGAACTAGCTCATGGACATGTTCATTTTCATGGGTTTGAAGATGAGGAGTAA
- the rpiB gene encoding ribose 5-phosphate isomerase B has product MKIALGADHGGYELKEKIKEHLAKKGNIEVVDFGTNSSESVDYPKYGHLVAKSVVEKEVDFGILVCGTGIGISIAANKIKGIRAANCTNTTMAKLTRQHNDANILALGARIVGDVLALDIVDEFLASSFEGGRHQKRIDAIESCNLF; this is encoded by the coding sequence ATGAAAATAGCTTTAGGTGCAGATCACGGTGGATATGAATTAAAAGAAAAAATAAAAGAACATTTAGCTAAAAAGGGGAATATTGAAGTTGTAGATTTTGGAACTAATAGTTCTGAAAGTGTTGATTATCCAAAATATGGTCATTTAGTTGCTAAAAGTGTAGTAGAAAAAGAAGTAGATTTTGGAATTTTAGTTTGTGGAACAGGGATAGGTATATCTATTGCTGCAAATAAGATAAAAGGAATTAGAGCTGCAAACTGCACAAACACAACAATGGCAAAACTTACAAGACAACATAATGATGCAAATATTTTAGCTTTAGGAGCTAGAATAGTTGGAGATGTTTTGGCTTTAGATATAGTTGATGAATTTTTAGCATCATCATTTGAAGGTGGAAGACATCAAAAGAGAATTGATGCAATAGAAAGTTGTAATTTATTTTAG